The following coding sequences are from one Salinicoccus sp. Bachu38 window:
- the dapB gene encoding 4-hydroxy-tetrahydrodipicolinate reductase: MKILLIGYGTMNKITARLAEEEGHEIVGIIAGSGKDAPYPAFDTIDAAEADVAIDFSHPDLLLPLLEDEVKTPLVIATTGQKEEIVSLLKEKSESLPVFFSANMSYGVHVVNTLLKKALTMLDEFDLEMVERHHNKKVDAPSGTLVKLLDTALDHRENSYPVYDRSNIHEKRKKEEIGISAIRGGSIVGTHDVIFAKDDEVIEITHQAQSKEIFANGALKAANVLVNRPNGFYDYNNLFEER, translated from the coding sequence ATGAAGATCCTCCTCATAGGCTACGGCACAATGAACAAAATTACAGCAAGACTTGCCGAAGAAGAGGGGCATGAAATAGTTGGAATCATTGCAGGCAGCGGCAAGGACGCCCCCTACCCTGCATTCGACACGATTGATGCAGCAGAAGCGGATGTCGCAATCGATTTCTCGCATCCGGACCTCCTTCTGCCCCTGCTTGAGGATGAGGTGAAAACTCCTCTTGTAATCGCTACGACAGGACAGAAGGAAGAGATCGTATCTCTACTCAAGGAAAAAAGCGAATCATTGCCGGTGTTCTTCAGTGCCAACATGAGCTATGGCGTACATGTAGTGAATACGCTGCTCAAGAAGGCATTGACGATGCTGGATGAGTTCGATCTGGAGATGGTGGAACGCCATCATAATAAGAAAGTCGATGCACCAAGCGGGACACTCGTAAAATTGCTCGATACCGCTCTGGATCACCGTGAAAACAGCTATCCGGTCTATGACAGGTCCAATATCCATGAAAAAAGGAAGAAGGAAGAGATTGGCATCAGTGCGATCAGGGGCGGTTCCATTGTAGGTACACATGATGTTATATTTGCTAAAGATGACGAAGTCATCGAGATCACCCATCAGGCACAATCCAAGGAAATATTTGCGAATGGTGCACTGAAAGCTGCAAATGTTCTGGTCAATCGTCCGAATGGCTTTTACGACTACAATAATTTATTCGAGGAGAGATAG
- a CDS encoding toxic anion resistance protein, which produces MKEENKLKEKLLSDPFSSVDEDTDLIPQPEMAVEEKREQSTLTTYQERFTEEDLKKIEEIKNKIEPLDNDALIQYGSNAQQALSKFSHQMLSEVQSKDVGPIGETLESLMKKLKEIDPDELTKEKKNIFNRIFRRVKKSVNELISKHQSVASQVDRIGIQLEHAKEVLVKDVHLLDKLYDQNKDYFDAINIYIAAAEMKKEELENETLPELRRKAEESSNQMHVQEVNDMMQYINRLEKRIHDLKLSRQITLQSAPQIRMIQNINQTLAEKIQSSILTSIPLWKNQMAIALTLLRQESASQAQQAVTNTTNDLLTKNSEMLKQNSIRTAQENERGIVDIETLKTTQENLVTTIEETLRIQQEGSQKRQAAERELESMEEELKTRLLELKEEHRY; this is translated from the coding sequence ATGAAAGAGGAAAATAAATTAAAAGAGAAGCTATTATCCGACCCATTCTCTTCAGTGGATGAAGATACGGATCTCATCCCCCAGCCTGAGATGGCCGTTGAGGAAAAAAGGGAACAGAGCACGCTGACGACCTATCAGGAAAGGTTTACAGAAGAAGACCTGAAGAAGATTGAAGAGATCAAGAACAAGATAGAACCCCTTGATAATGATGCACTCATCCAATATGGCTCGAATGCCCAGCAGGCACTGTCCAAGTTCTCCCACCAGATGCTCTCGGAAGTCCAGTCGAAAGACGTTGGCCCCATCGGAGAGACGTTGGAGAGCCTGATGAAGAAACTGAAGGAGATCGACCCGGATGAACTGACGAAAGAGAAGAAGAATATTTTCAACCGCATATTCCGAAGAGTGAAGAAATCTGTAAACGAGCTGATTTCGAAACACCAGAGCGTAGCTTCACAGGTGGACCGTATCGGTATACAGCTTGAGCATGCCAAGGAAGTCCTGGTCAAAGATGTGCACCTGCTCGACAAACTGTATGACCAGAACAAGGACTACTTTGATGCAATCAACATCTACATTGCGGCTGCCGAAATGAAGAAGGAAGAACTTGAGAACGAAACACTGCCCGAGCTGAGAAGAAAGGCCGAGGAATCGAGCAATCAGATGCATGTCCAGGAAGTAAATGACATGATGCAGTATATCAACCGGCTTGAAAAACGTATCCATGACCTCAAGCTCTCAAGGCAGATCACCCTGCAGTCTGCCCCACAGATCAGAATGATCCAGAACATCAACCAGACGCTGGCGGAGAAGATCCAGAGCTCCATCCTGACAAGCATACCGCTTTGGAAGAACCAGATGGCCATCGCCCTCACTCTGCTCCGTCAGGAATCGGCTTCACAGGCCCAGCAGGCAGTCACCAATACGACCAATGACCTGTTGACCAAGAACTCTGAAATGCTGAAACAGAACTCAATACGGACAGCCCAGGAGAATGAACGGGGTATCGTAGATATCGAAACATTGAAGACCACCCAGGAAAACCTGGTAACCACCATTGAAGAGACATTGAGGATCCAGCAGGAAGGTTCGCAGAAACGCCAGGCGGCAGAGCGCGAGCTTGAAAGCATGGAAGAGGAACTCAAGACGAGACTCCTGGAACTCAAGGAAGAACACCGATACTAA
- a CDS encoding 5-bromo-4-chloroindolyl phosphate hydrolysis family protein, which translates to MKNNISHWFASLISIPVAVVAGMFSMIAFDIHLAFDMMIATGGFFAAYFPTQSISLNSQLQKMGISKSEYRYVKSQLSEAREKIKRLRQSYKNVRTLKDAKLIYDINRLVRTIYQAVENDPKLFFNVQQFFHSNLDSAVNTIEQYLFLYKMPGKTKEEKVKLHETRISLLELKRTIQSNLSAMNRDSYQALEVEKDFIKLNRKRTMSTLKLDNKLEKQKVDLKKKEKEPVYQNRGEDDERGK; encoded by the coding sequence ATGAAGAATAATATATCACACTGGTTCGCCTCATTGATTTCCATACCGGTCGCGGTTGTAGCTGGCATGTTTTCGATGATCGCCTTCGATATCCATCTGGCTTTCGATATGATGATTGCGACGGGCGGCTTTTTTGCAGCCTACTTCCCCACCCAATCGATAAGCCTGAATTCGCAGTTGCAGAAAATGGGAATATCAAAAAGTGAATACCGTTATGTCAAAAGCCAGCTGTCTGAAGCGAGGGAAAAGATCAAAAGGCTGAGACAGAGCTACAAGAACGTACGGACTTTAAAGGACGCGAAACTCATATACGATATCAACCGTCTTGTCCGGACCATATACCAGGCGGTTGAAAATGATCCCAAACTCTTTTTCAATGTCCAGCAATTCTTTCATTCGAATCTTGATTCTGCGGTGAACACCATCGAGCAGTATCTCTTCCTGTACAAGATGCCGGGCAAGACGAAGGAAGAAAAGGTGAAGCTGCACGAAACAAGGATTTCACTGCTTGAGCTCAAAAGAACCATACAGTCCAACCTGTCGGCGATGAACAGGGACAGCTATCAGGCTCTGGAAGTTGAGAAGGATTTCATAAAATTGAATAGGAAACGTACCATGTCCACACTCAAACTGGATAATAAACTTGAAAAACAGAAGGTGGACCTGAAGAAAAAAGAGAAAGAGCCAGTATATCAAAACAGAGGTGAAGATGATGAAAGAGGAAAATAA
- a CDS encoding acylphosphatase — protein sequence MESRMIIVSGHVQGVGFRYSTKVIADRLNITGYAANVRDYVEILATGTESDLDEFVQQVTQGASPASNVDDYSVKTIPLEDGYDRFVTK from the coding sequence ATGGAATCAAGAATGATAATCGTATCCGGACATGTCCAGGGTGTCGGCTTCAGGTATTCGACAAAAGTCATTGCAGACCGGCTGAATATCACCGGCTATGCAGCAAATGTCCGGGACTATGTTGAAATACTGGCCACCGGCACGGAATCGGATCTGGATGAATTTGTACAGCAGGTCACACAAGGTGCCTCCCCTGCTTCGAATGTTGATGACTATTCGGTCAAAACGATTCCCCTGGAAGATGGCTATGATAGATTTGTAACCAAATAG
- a CDS encoding alanine racemase, whose protein sequence is MGGTLTIDRKQFIQTAKAATGGKNVIAVVKNNAYNYGLEFSVKAFLEAGIHSFATTSMDEALEIRRISRDAMVFLMNPTYDFQTVRENGFHITLPSLEYYHEYREALSGISVHLEYAGLFNRSGFSTSEDMVEVINDAYSLPQHARVDITGIWTHFGYADELDMEEYEVERELWLTLLSDVLSTGHTFDYIHAQNSASFARDGLFNGHTHLRLGIALYGSRPYATLPAESYVQSMTLKAPIVQLRRLCANQKCGYGGSYQPENDTKIAVVDIGYGDGILRKRAEFDCMIDGKRYAIRALMMSHMIVEVDEDVTLDDEVIMYSNDLRIDEYTALGAGANSEQLGALNYNSLKKVILNDTNVYQ, encoded by the coding sequence ATGGGTGGCACACTCACAATAGACAGAAAACAATTCATACAGACGGCCAAAGCGGCAACAGGAGGCAAGAATGTCATCGCTGTTGTTAAGAATAATGCATATAATTATGGTCTGGAATTTTCCGTAAAAGCATTTCTTGAGGCTGGCATCCATTCGTTCGCTACCACTTCGATGGATGAGGCGCTTGAAATCAGAAGGATCTCCCGGGACGCAATGGTTTTCCTGATGAATCCGACCTATGATTTCCAGACGGTCAGGGAAAATGGTTTTCATATTACATTGCCATCCCTGGAATACTACCATGAATATAGGGAGGCACTCTCCGGCATCAGCGTACATCTGGAGTATGCAGGACTCTTCAACCGTTCCGGCTTCAGCACATCCGAAGATATGGTTGAAGTCATCAACGATGCATATTCCCTCCCCCAGCATGCCAGAGTGGATATTACTGGCATCTGGACACACTTCGGCTATGCCGATGAACTTGATATGGAAGAATACGAAGTGGAAAGGGAGCTATGGTTGACGCTTCTTTCCGACGTTCTGTCTACAGGACACACCTTCGACTACATCCATGCCCAGAACAGTGCAAGCTTTGCACGTGATGGTCTGTTCAACGGACACACCCATCTGAGACTCGGCATCGCCTTGTACGGCTCACGCCCCTATGCAACGCTTCCTGCTGAAAGTTATGTCCAGAGCATGACATTGAAGGCGCCCATCGTCCAGTTGAGACGACTTTGCGCCAACCAGAAGTGCGGCTATGGCGGAAGTTATCAGCCTGAAAACGATACGAAGATTGCAGTGGTCGATATCGGCTATGGGGACGGCATTTTGAGGAAGCGTGCTGAATTCGACTGCATGATCGATGGAAAGCGCTATGCGATCAGGGCTTTGATGATGAGCCATATGATTGTGGAAGTGGATGAAGATGTGACCCTGGATGATGAAGTCATCATGTACAGCAATGATTTGAGGATCGACGAGTACACGGCCCTCGGTGCAGGTGCAAACTCCGAGCAGCTGGGTGCGCTGAACTACAATTCTTTAAAAAAGGTGATTTTAAATGACACTAACGTATATCAATGA
- the cspA gene encoding cold shock protein CspA yields the protein MKQGTVKWFNAEKGFGFIEIEGENDVFVHFSAINQEGYKSLEEGQSVEFEVVEGDRGPQAANVVKL from the coding sequence ATGAAACAAGGTACAGTAAAATGGTTCAATGCAGAAAAAGGTTTTGGCTTCATCGAAATCGAGGGTGAAAACGACGTATTCGTACACTTCTCCGCTATCAATCAAGAAGGCTACAAATCCCTTGAAGAAGGTCAGTCAGTAGAATTCGAAGTCGTTGAAGGCGACCGCGGCCCACAAGCTGCAAACGTTGTTAAACTCTAA
- a CDS encoding DUF1033 family protein, which yields MFKIVILRADYEGWWLFEGWQEGIVRQFSYESEKAMKDAYTDIIQKMKEQFHSFKEGKYNLLAFFNGCEMAHCEDCGEDLQIFYTPMMLKDGELFA from the coding sequence ATGTTTAAGATTGTCATACTCAGAGCAGATTACGAAGGCTGGTGGCTTTTTGAGGGGTGGCAGGAAGGCATCGTCAGACAGTTCAGCTACGAGTCTGAAAAAGCCATGAAAGATGCATATACGGATATCATCCAGAAAATGAAAGAACAGTTCCATTCATTCAAAGAAGGAAAATACAACCTTCTCGCATTCTTCAACGGCTGTGAGATGGCGCACTGTGAAGATTGCGGAGAAGACCTGCAGATATTCTATACACCGATGATGCTTAAAGACGGGGAATTATTTGCATAA
- a CDS encoding aspartate-semialdehyde dehydrogenase — translation MVKVAIVGATGVVGSKMIEMFEQYEIAADELVLFSSPRSAGKEVQVQGRTYTVRELTEEATKEGFDYVIMSAGGGTSKQFAPLFEEGGAIVIDNSSQWRMHEDIDLIVPEINRPALDRRIIANPNCSTIQSVVALQPLKEKFGLKRVHYTTYQAVSGSGVGGLRDLEEGAKGEAPTTYPHPIHDNVLPHIDVFLEDGYTKEERKMIDETQKILSQPDLAVTATCVRVPVTNSHAVQINVTLDRDATVEEVREVFKGIPHIKLVDNPENNEYPTPLESTGKSEVFVGRIRKDESLDNTFHIWCTADNLLKGAAQNTVQILKMMMETESVQNG, via the coding sequence ATGGTAAAGGTAGCAATAGTTGGAGCGACAGGTGTCGTCGGAAGCAAGATGATTGAAATGTTCGAGCAGTATGAGATAGCAGCGGATGAGCTTGTACTCTTCTCCTCTCCCCGGTCTGCGGGCAAGGAGGTCCAGGTGCAGGGTCGGACGTATACAGTCCGGGAACTGACGGAGGAAGCGACGAAGGAAGGCTTCGATTATGTCATCATGAGTGCCGGTGGCGGCACAAGCAAGCAATTCGCTCCACTCTTTGAAGAAGGCGGCGCCATCGTGATAGACAATTCAAGCCAGTGGCGGATGCATGAAGATATCGATCTGATCGTGCCGGAAATCAACAGGCCGGCACTTGATCGCCGGATCATTGCAAATCCGAACTGCTCCACAATCCAGTCTGTTGTCGCCCTTCAGCCACTGAAGGAAAAATTCGGACTCAAAAGGGTCCATTATACAACATACCAGGCAGTATCCGGTTCAGGTGTCGGCGGTCTGCGCGACCTTGAAGAAGGTGCAAAGGGAGAGGCACCGACAACCTACCCGCATCCCATCCATGACAATGTACTTCCCCATATAGACGTCTTCCTTGAAGATGGCTATACAAAAGAGGAAAGAAAAATGATTGATGAAACACAAAAGATTCTGAGTCAGCCTGACCTCGCTGTGACGGCGACCTGTGTCAGGGTGCCTGTCACAAACAGCCATGCCGTTCAGATCAATGTCACCCTTGATAGGGATGCTACTGTCGAAGAGGTGCGTGAAGTCTTCAAGGGCATCCCCCATATCAAACTGGTGGACAATCCAGAGAACAATGAGTACCCGACTCCTCTTGAGAGCACAGGAAAAAGTGAAGTATTCGTCGGCCGCATCCGGAAGGACGAGTCGCTCGACAATACGTTCCATATATGGTGTACAGCAGATAATCTTCTAAAAGGCGCAGCGCAGAATACGGTACAGATCCTAAAAATGATGATGGAAACGGAGAGTGTTCAAAATGGATAG
- the dapA gene encoding 4-hydroxy-tetrahydrodipicolinate synthase, with translation MDSDIIFEGIGVAITTPLTNDEVDYDAFRKHIEYLIENNAQAIIVNGTTGESPTLASDEARELLKVGVDTVDGRIPVIAGTGTNSTRASIELSKYAAEIGADALMLITPYYNKSNQRGLYQHFTKIADSTDLPVVLYNVPGRTGMTIEPETVAELSRHPNIAALKDAVGDLGYTEEVLELTADQNFILYSGNDDNMHDFCKLGGKGLISVVGNIIPGELQEVYESIKNDSKDSKEQFDALMPMIRAVQVDVNPIPVKAMTSELGFGNYELRLPLVPLEEEVLNEVVQTLRNFKEGSLV, from the coding sequence ATGGATAGTGATATTATTTTTGAAGGTATTGGCGTAGCGATTACAACCCCTCTTACGAATGATGAAGTGGATTATGATGCGTTCAGGAAGCATATCGAGTATCTGATTGAAAACAATGCCCAGGCGATCATTGTAAATGGTACAACCGGCGAATCCCCTACACTGGCTTCCGATGAAGCACGCGAACTGCTGAAAGTCGGTGTGGACACGGTTGACGGCAGGATCCCGGTCATCGCCGGTACAGGAACAAACTCGACACGTGCCAGCATAGAGCTGTCCAAGTATGCAGCAGAAATCGGAGCGGATGCACTGATGCTCATCACCCCCTACTACAACAAAAGCAACCAGCGCGGCCTCTATCAGCACTTCACAAAGATTGCAGACAGCACGGATCTTCCGGTCGTCCTGTACAACGTGCCGGGAAGAACAGGCATGACCATTGAACCGGAAACGGTCGCAGAATTGAGCAGACACCCGAATATTGCGGCGCTGAAGGATGCTGTAGGCGATCTTGGATATACTGAAGAAGTACTCGAACTGACTGCAGACCAGAATTTCATCCTGTACAGTGGAAATGATGACAATATGCATGACTTCTGCAAGCTGGGTGGAAAAGGTCTGATTTCGGTCGTAGGAAACATCATTCCAGGTGAGCTTCAGGAAGTCTATGAAAGCATAAAGAATGACAGCAAAGATTCAAAAGAGCAGTTCGATGCATTGATGCCGATGATCAGAGCCGTACAGGTGGATGTCAATCCGATCCCTGTAAAAGCGATGACGAGTGAACTCGGGTTCGGCAATTATGAACTCAGACTGCCACTTGTTCCTCTTGAAGAGGAAGTGTTGAATGAAGTGGTCCAGACGCTGAGAAACTTCAAGGAGGGCTCCCTCGTATGA
- the lysA gene encoding diaminopimelate decarboxylase, which translates to MTLTYINDELHLNGHSLRGLTEQYGTPLFVYDEDALRNQCRRYHSVFEGESLDYSISYASKAFTSIQMVKLLEEEDMKLDVVSAGELYTALEAGFPASHIHFHGNNKTTEEIEYALEMGIGLFVVDAMDEVALLDRLADQPVDVLLRINPGIDVNTHSYIQTGQEDSKFGLSIQNGTAQEAIDRIHSSNQLNFKGVHYHLGSQISEEGPFLKALEVVFEWLSSTSIDVEILNMGGGYGVRYTEEDVRFPIEEGFSRIIGKLKSLADEYDIAFPHIMIEPGRSIAAEAGITVYEVGVVKDIPGVSRYVSIDGGMSDHIRTPLYDAKYEVLTVDAGEGKNIDSHVVGKLCESGDVIGKNLSLPENIRRGDLIAVGTTGAYHYSMASNYNQMRKPAVVFVTEDNVREVIRRQSLKQLVENDVI; encoded by the coding sequence ATGACACTAACGTATATCAATGATGAACTGCATTTGAATGGACATTCCCTGAGAGGGCTGACGGAACAATATGGAACTCCCCTTTTCGTCTACGATGAAGACGCACTCCGCAACCAGTGCAGGAGATACCACAGTGTTTTTGAAGGGGAATCGCTGGATTACTCCATTTCGTATGCTTCAAAGGCATTCACTTCCATACAGATGGTCAAACTTCTCGAAGAGGAGGACATGAAGCTTGACGTCGTTTCGGCAGGCGAGCTGTACACGGCACTGGAAGCAGGATTTCCGGCTTCGCACATACACTTCCATGGGAATAACAAGACCACCGAAGAAATCGAATATGCACTTGAAATGGGTATTGGATTATTTGTAGTGGATGCAATGGATGAAGTGGCGCTCCTCGACCGCCTCGCCGATCAGCCGGTTGATGTCCTGCTAAGAATCAATCCGGGCATCGATGTAAATACACATTCGTATATCCAGACCGGCCAGGAAGACAGCAAGTTCGGCCTGTCGATTCAAAATGGGACTGCACAGGAGGCCATCGACAGGATACATAGCAGTAACCAGTTGAATTTCAAGGGTGTCCATTATCATCTCGGTTCGCAGATATCCGAGGAAGGTCCCTTCCTGAAAGCTTTGGAAGTCGTTTTTGAATGGCTGTCCAGTACCTCCATCGATGTTGAAATATTGAATATGGGTGGCGGTTATGGTGTCCGCTATACTGAAGAGGATGTAAGATTCCCGATTGAGGAAGGGTTCTCCCGGATTATTGGAAAGCTGAAATCCCTTGCTGACGAATATGACATCGCCTTTCCCCACATCATGATAGAGCCGGGCCGTTCAATTGCAGCAGAAGCCGGCATCACCGTCTACGAAGTGGGTGTCGTAAAGGATATTCCAGGCGTATCAAGGTATGTGTCGATTGACGGAGGAATGAGCGATCATATCCGGACACCTCTGTATGATGCAAAATACGAGGTATTGACTGTAGACGCTGGAGAGGGAAAAAATATCGACTCACACGTTGTCGGCAAGCTATGTGAATCCGGTGATGTCATTGGAAAGAATCTTTCCCTGCCCGAGAATATCAGGCGTGGAGACCTGATTGCGGTCGGTACGACAGGTGCCTACCACTACTCCATGGCTTCGAATTACAATCAGATGAGGAAACCAGCCGTTGTATTTGTCACTGAAGACAATGTAAGGGAAGTCATCAGAAGGCAGAGCCTGAAACAGCTTGTGGAAAATGATGTGATATAA
- the dapD gene encoding 2,3,4,5-tetrahydropyridine-2,6-dicarboxylate N-acetyltransferase, with amino-acid sequence MENFTAEEIIQYISNAHKVTPVKVYVNGNFEGVEFPDTLKVFGSETSKTIFADLADWKAFEEYNKDIITDIEVEMDRRNSAIPLKDLSETNARIEPGAFIRENAVIEDGAVVMMGATINIGAIVGEGTMIDMNASLGGRAVTGKNVHVGAGSVLAGVIEPPSASPVVIEDDVLIGANAVILEGVRVGKGAIVAAGAIVTDDVPAGAVVAGTPAKVIKQSQDVDSSKREIVSALRKLND; translated from the coding sequence ATGGAAAACTTTACAGCAGAAGAAATCATCCAGTACATCAGTAATGCACACAAGGTGACACCGGTGAAAGTATACGTCAACGGAAACTTTGAAGGTGTGGAATTCCCGGATACACTCAAAGTGTTCGGCAGTGAAACTTCCAAAACGATCTTTGCAGATCTGGCGGATTGGAAAGCATTCGAAGAATACAACAAGGATATCATCACAGATATCGAAGTTGAAATGGACAGAAGAAACTCTGCAATTCCGTTGAAAGATCTTTCAGAAACGAATGCACGCATAGAACCGGGCGCGTTCATCCGTGAGAATGCCGTAATTGAAGATGGTGCAGTCGTTATGATGGGTGCTACGATCAATATTGGTGCAATCGTCGGCGAAGGTACAATGATAGATATGAACGCATCCCTCGGCGGACGTGCTGTCACAGGCAAGAACGTCCATGTGGGCGCAGGTTCGGTACTCGCCGGTGTCATCGAGCCGCCAAGTGCTTCCCCGGTAGTCATAGAGGATGATGTCCTGATCGGTGCAAATGCCGTTATCCTTGAAGGTGTGAGGGTCGGAAAAGGCGCGATTGTAGCAGCGGGAGCAATTGTTACGGATGATGTTCCAGCGGGGGCGGTTGTAGCAGGTACACCTGCAAAAGTGATCAAGCAGTCCCAGGATGTGGACAGCTCCAAGAGGGAAATCGTTTCAGCGCTGAGGAAGCTTAATGACTGA
- a CDS encoding M20 metallopeptidase family protein, producing the protein MTDIEFVTEHRRVLHQHPETSMQEFETTEYILGFLQQMDIPFERPLETGAVAHLSGNSDRTIAFRADIDALPIQEENDVPYRSTKDHAMHACGHDGHTAALMLFAKRCKTLHDAGELKHNVIFIFQPSEETAAGANQLIDAWDPDEDIEAVFGVHMMPNEDEGKVVLRDGEITASATEFRFYVDGKSAHVAAKHDGISAIETLLHITTQLTQLQHFHLNGLNRNIIHIGNLNAGEAINTVASKGYLEGTIRTYEMEDLETIKERMKTLARTATELFSSEVEVTFNEGYPPVMNAASLRQSVEAALASININIIDSDKPYLFGEDFSFYDRIAPSYFIFFGSRNEEKGFTSSLHTSTFDLDEAVLVKVADYYEALMEEI; encoded by the coding sequence ATGACTGATATTGAATTTGTGACTGAGCACAGACGGGTGCTGCATCAGCATCCTGAAACAAGCATGCAGGAATTCGAGACGACAGAATACATCCTCGGGTTTCTGCAGCAGATGGATATTCCTTTTGAACGGCCTCTTGAAACAGGGGCCGTTGCTCATCTGTCGGGGAATTCCGACAGGACCATCGCCTTCAGGGCGGATATAGATGCCCTGCCGATACAAGAGGAGAATGATGTACCCTACCGCAGTACAAAAGACCATGCCATGCATGCGTGTGGACACGATGGCCATACGGCAGCCTTGATGCTTTTCGCAAAACGCTGTAAAACTTTGCATGACGCAGGAGAGCTGAAGCACAATGTCATATTCATTTTCCAACCTTCCGAAGAGACGGCGGCAGGTGCCAACCAGCTCATCGATGCCTGGGATCCTGATGAGGATATTGAAGCGGTGTTCGGCGTCCATATGATGCCCAATGAAGACGAAGGCAAAGTGGTGCTTCGGGACGGTGAAATCACTGCAAGCGCAACCGAATTCCGATTCTACGTCGATGGAAAGTCGGCCCATGTGGCGGCGAAGCATGATGGCATATCAGCGATAGAAACCCTGCTTCACATCACAACGCAGCTGACACAGCTCCAGCACTTCCACCTCAATGGATTGAACCGCAATATCATCCATATCGGAAATCTGAATGCCGGTGAAGCGATCAACACCGTTGCAAGCAAGGGGTATCTCGAAGGTACGATACGGACTTATGAGATGGAAGATCTTGAAACGATAAAGGAACGGATGAAAACATTGGCCCGTACAGCCACAGAGCTGTTCAGTTCCGAGGTGGAGGTCACCTTCAATGAAGGGTATCCGCCTGTAATGAACGCAGCTTCACTGAGACAGTCCGTGGAGGCGGCGCTGGCCTCCATCAATATCAATATCATCGACAGTGACAAGCCTTACCTGTTCGGTGAGGACTTCAGTTTCTACGACCGGATCGCTCCTTCGTATTTCATATTTTTCGGGAGCCGGAATGAAGAAAAGGGATTTACAAGCAGCCTGCATACATCGACATTCGATCTCGACGAAGCAGTGCTGGTGAAAGTGGCAGATTATTATGAAGCGCTGATGGAAGAAATATAA